The following DNA comes from Symbiobacterium terraclitae.
CGGATCGCCGTGAGGTACGCCAGCGAACCCTGGAAGTAGCGCTCATCGGTGAGCACGGACAGGCAGGCGGCGCCGCCCTCGGCGTACGCCCTGGCGATGGCCACGGGGTCGAAGTCGGGCCGGATGAGCCCCCTGGAGGGGCTGGCCTTCTTCACCTCGGCGATCACCCTGACCTCCGTCCCGACAGCCGCCGGGCGTGCGGCGCCCGCTGGCGCCTGACTGCCCGCCGGGTGCAGCACCTTCGCTGTCGACCCGGCCCGCGCAGCGGGTCGAGCTGCCGCTGACGGCCCGGCCCCCGTCGGTGCCCCGGCCAGCGCCCGCGCGAAACCCCTGGGGGGCGGGGCGTGGCGGGCGGCGGCGGCGACCTCCGACAGGGGCCGCACCCGCCTCGCCGCCGCCACCTCCGCCTCCTTGGCCGCCAGGATCTCGGCGAGGATCATCGCCGGGTCCGGGGCAAGAGCCCCAGGGCGTCCTGCACCCGGCGCAGTACGGGCGTCGAGACCGCCTCGGCCTCGGCGGCGCCCTTCTCGAGGATCTCCTCGATGACGCCCGGCTCGCAGAGCTCCCTGTACCGCTGCTGGATGGGCTCCAGGGTGGTTACCACCGCCTCGGCGACGTCCTTCTTGAACTGGCCGTAGCCGGTGTAGCGGCCGGCGATCTCGTCCAGCGACATGCCGGTGCAGAGCGAGAGGATGACCATGAGGTTGGAGACGCCGGGCTTCTTCTCGGGGTCGTAGCGCACCTCGCTCTCGGAGTCGGTCACGGCCCGCTTGATCTTCTTCCGGATCACATCCGGCGTGTCCAGCATGTGGATCGTGGCGGACTCGTCGGGGTCGGACTTGGACATCTTCTGGGTGGGGTCCTGGAGCGACATGATGCGGCCGCCGGCCTCCCGGGGCGGGATGTAGGGCTCGGGCACCACCACGAGCTCCCGGCCGAACCGGTTGTTGAGGCGGATGGCGATGTCGCGGGTCAGCTCCAGGTGCTGCTTCTGGTCGTCGCCCACGGGCACGTGCGTCGTGTCGTAGAGCAGGATGTCGGCGGCCATGAGCGCCGGGTAGGTGAAGAGGCCGGTGGTGACCACCTCGTTCTTAGCCGACTTGTCCTTGAACTGGGTCATGCGCTGCAGCTCGCCGTAGTAGCAGCTGACCTCCATCAGCCAGCCCATCTCGGCGTGGGCGGAGACGTGCGACTGGGCGAAGATGGTGGCCACGTTCGGGTCGATCCCCGCCGCCACGTAGATGCGGGCCATGTCCAGGGTGTT
Coding sequences within:
- the trpS gene encoding tryptophan--tRNA ligase, whose amino-acid sequence is MTDKPIKTVFSGMQPTSGVTLGNYLGAMRNFVKLQHQAKCFFCVVDLHALTVPKDPAELRKNTLDMARIYVAAGIDPNVATIFAQSHVSAHAEMGWLMEVSCYYGELQRMTQFKDKSAKNEVVTTGLFTYPALMAADILLYDTTHVPVGDDQKQHLELTRDIAIRLNNRFGRELVVVPEPYIPPREAGGRIMSLQDPTQKMSKSDPDESATIHMLDTPDVIRKKIKRAVTDSESEVRYDPEKKPGVSNLMVILSLCTGMSLDEIAGRYTGYGQFKKDVAEAVVTTLEPIQQRYRELCEPGVIEEILEKGAAEAEAVSTPVLRRVQDALGLLPRTRR